Proteins from a genomic interval of Acidobacteriota bacterium:
- a CDS encoding class I SAM-dependent methyltransferase, translating to MQESLTLTETLNQLADLDQYNHWLYEQIASGLGSRILEVGAGTGNITQFLCAGGRAVLATDVVPSYRRELETMFADKTHVRVGQFDLNKAAPAEYAAEGFDSVVCLNVLEHIEDDLFALGQMREVLLPGGKLALLVPSHQFLYGEFDRAVGHYRRYEKRELKEKLESVGFRVNELKFFSLVAMLPWLINGRVLKRDYLPPNQADLANRLVPLLKLEKLIGPPCGISLVAIAVKR from the coding sequence GTGCAAGAAAGTCTGACGTTAACCGAAACGCTCAATCAACTGGCCGATTTGGATCAGTACAACCACTGGCTCTATGAGCAAATTGCGTCCGGCTTGGGCAGCCGCATTCTAGAAGTCGGGGCGGGCACTGGCAACATTACGCAATTCCTTTGTGCCGGTGGACGCGCGGTGCTGGCGACGGATGTCGTGCCCAGCTATCGCCGCGAATTGGAAACAATGTTTGCGGACAAAACGCATGTGCGCGTCGGTCAGTTTGATTTGAACAAAGCCGCCCCGGCGGAATACGCGGCGGAAGGCTTTGATTCGGTCGTCTGCTTGAACGTGCTCGAACACATCGAAGACGACCTCTTCGCCCTGGGGCAAATGCGCGAAGTGTTGCTACCCGGCGGCAAGCTGGCGCTGCTGGTGCCGTCGCACCAGTTTCTGTATGGCGAATTTGATCGCGCGGTCGGCCATTACCGCCGTTACGAAAAGCGCGAATTAAAAGAGAAGTTGGAAAGCGTTGGCTTCCGCGTCAACGAACTGAAGTTTTTTAGCCTGGTGGCCATGCTGCCGTGGCTTATCAACGGGCGCGTGCTCAAACGCGATTACCTCCCGCCAAATCAAGCTGATCTCGCCAACCGGCTGGTGCCGCTGCTCAAATTGGAGAAGCTGATCGGCCCGCCGTGTGGCATCTCACTCGTCGCAATCGCAGTAAAACGCTAA
- the add gene encoding adenosine deaminase produces MMKKQLLAQFIRRMPKVELHVHLEGSIQPATLLELARRNGVTLPADDIAGLQRWYRFTEFKHFIEIYLTISSCICTPADIELIATDFLRQQAAQNIRYSEVTFTPYTHFSTNRRIPFAEQFEALTRARAWGLRELGTRCNWVFDLARNVRPVEHSLTVAEWAIAGKDQGVVGFGLGGLEAGNPPELFAEAFARARAAGLAAVPHAGEIAGAESVRGAIEVLHARRIGHGVRCLEDPQLVELLRARQIPLEVCPTSNVCLGVAPSFAAHPLPRLLAAGLYVTLNSDDPPMFNTTLTDEYLQAAATFGFEVEQVEQLVLNGVRACLLNAAELAAMERDFQTQFAALRAELLNV; encoded by the coding sequence ATGATGAAGAAACAATTGCTCGCTCAATTCATCCGCCGTATGCCCAAGGTCGAATTGCACGTTCACCTCGAAGGCTCCATTCAACCGGCTACGCTGCTCGAACTGGCGCGCCGCAACGGCGTCACGCTGCCCGCTGACGACATCGCGGGATTGCAACGCTGGTACCGTTTCACCGAGTTCAAACACTTTATCGAAATCTATCTGACGATCTCGTCCTGCATCTGCACCCCGGCGGACATCGAACTGATTGCCACTGACTTTCTGCGCCAGCAGGCCGCGCAAAACATCCGCTACAGCGAAGTCACCTTCACGCCCTACACGCATTTCAGCACCAACCGGCGCATTCCCTTCGCTGAGCAATTCGAGGCGCTCACACGGGCGCGTGCCTGGGGACTGCGCGAACTGGGCACGCGCTGCAATTGGGTTTTCGATCTGGCGCGCAATGTGCGCCCCGTTGAACACAGTTTGACCGTCGCGGAATGGGCGATTGCGGGCAAAGACCAAGGCGTCGTCGGGTTTGGCTTGGGGGGCTTGGAAGCGGGCAATCCGCCCGAATTGTTTGCCGAAGCGTTTGCGCGCGCGCGCGCCGCCGGGTTGGCCGCCGTGCCGCACGCGGGCGAAATCGCGGGGGCGGAAAGCGTGCGCGGCGCCATCGAGGTGCTGCACGCGCGCCGCATCGGTCACGGCGTGCGTTGTCTGGAAGACCCGCAACTGGTCGAACTGCTGCGCGCGCGCCAAATCCCGCTCGAAGTCTGCCCGACCAGCAATGTTTGTTTGGGTGTCGCGCCTTCTTTCGCCGCACATCCGCTGCCGCGCCTGCTGGCCGCGGGGCTGTATGTCACGCTGAATTCCGACGACCCGCCGATGTTCAACACCACGCTGACGGATGAATATCTGCAAGCCGCCGCGACCTTCGGGTTTGAGGTAGAGCAAGTCGAACAACTGGTGTTGAATGGGGTGCGCGCCTGCTTGTTGAATGCGGCTGAGCTGGCGGCGATGGAACGCGACTTTCAGACGCAATTCGCCGCGTTACGCGCGGAGTTGTTGAACGTTTGA
- a CDS encoding glycosyltransferase family 39 protein, which yields MNQTETTRFTRADMPALAVLGLLFGLLLLASWQCWTQPLLDHGREMNLPARLLAGEQLYTDVQFLYGPVAPYFNALLYRLFGVHLAVLHVSGVVCAVLILGLIYWLARQVLTVWPAASTTGLVLVVCALKSTANYVQPYAYAALYGLVFALVSLVCAVRFAQTRRVKQLACAGLFAGLALLCKPELALPALAAVGAAWWLECLWQKQVAWRAGMVLALSVLTLPVAVYSALLVRVPWRVLLDDNHVLFTNMPPQLVYFNRHISGLAQWPGSLWFSLAGLGVLAVWIGGSGLLGALLSRSVAGWQLLAKRAGMLLVAGLLWREAALRLLHVPSDVTPFAAAVFVLPVLLFVLARRVWRERDSFPAEQRVFLLLVIFSFFAILRALLNVTTTGPYTPFFLPVLLLVYLYVLLCAAPSWLTENVTLRRRVQQTATVLLALLVGGMAVNSALRWRRLNTFLVSAPRGSFRTVPEIGQPLAEALRYVEQHSVPGETVLTLPLATTINFLAERRYPLREEIVHPGFLTGAKEAEAIERIKARQVRLILLANLDTSEFRDRTFGLDYNQELWRWIEAHYRLVARFDTAESQQAKLGEKPFFILAYERKP from the coding sequence ATGAATCAAACCGAAACAACCCGTTTTACCCGCGCTGACATGCCCGCTTTGGCCGTGCTCGGGCTGTTGTTCGGCTTGTTGTTGTTGGCTTCGTGGCAGTGCTGGACACAACCCTTGCTCGATCACGGGCGCGAGATGAATTTGCCCGCGCGGCTGCTGGCGGGCGAGCAGCTTTACACGGATGTTCAGTTTCTTTACGGCCCGGTGGCGCCGTATTTCAATGCCTTGCTCTATCGCTTGTTTGGCGTGCATCTGGCTGTCTTGCACGTGAGCGGTGTGGTGTGTGCCGTACTGATTTTGGGCCTGATCTATTGGCTGGCGCGCCAAGTGCTGACGGTCTGGCCCGCCGCTTCGACGACAGGTTTGGTGCTGGTGGTGTGCGCGCTGAAATCCACGGCCAACTATGTGCAGCCCTATGCTTACGCCGCGCTCTATGGCTTGGTCTTCGCGCTGGTGTCGTTGGTGTGTGCCGTGCGCTTTGCGCAGACGCGGCGCGTGAAGCAACTCGCTTGTGCGGGACTGTTCGCCGGGCTGGCGTTGCTGTGCAAGCCGGAGTTGGCCTTGCCTGCGTTGGCGGCGGTGGGCGCGGCGTGGTGGTTGGAATGCCTGTGGCAAAAGCAAGTGGCATGGCGCGCGGGAATGGTGTTGGCGCTCTCTGTGCTTACCTTGCCCGTCGCGGTTTACAGCGCGCTGCTGGTGCGTGTGCCGTGGCGCGTGTTGTTGGATGACAATCACGTGTTGTTTACCAACATGCCGCCGCAGTTGGTGTATTTCAATCGGCACATCAGCGGGTTGGCGCAATGGCCCGGCTCGTTGTGGTTCAGCTTGGCGGGGCTGGGCGTTTTGGCCGTTTGGATTGGCGGCAGCGGCTTGCTCGGCGCATTGCTCTCGCGGTCTGTTGCTGGTTGGCAATTGTTGGCGAAACGGGCGGGCATGTTGCTGGTGGCGGGCTTGCTTTGGCGTGAAGCGGCGCTACGCCTCTTGCACGTGCCGAGCGATGTGACGCCGTTCGCGGCGGCGGTATTTGTCTTGCCGGTTTTGCTGTTTGTGCTGGCGCGGCGTGTTTGGCGGGAACGCGACAGCTTCCCGGCGGAACAGCGCGTGTTTTTGTTGCTGGTGATTTTCAGCTTCTTCGCCATCTTGCGAGCATTGCTGAATGTAACGACGACGGGCCCGTATACACCATTCTTTTTGCCAGTGTTGTTGCTGGTGTATTTGTATGTGTTGCTATGTGCGGCTCCGTCTTGGCTGACAGAGAATGTGACGTTGCGCCGGCGCGTGCAACAAACGGCGACGGTATTGCTTGCCTTGTTGGTAGGTGGGATGGCCGTCAATTCGGCATTACGTTGGCGGCGGTTGAATACATTTCTTGTCAGCGCGCCGCGCGGCAGCTTTCGCACCGTGCCTGAGATCGGTCAGCCGTTGGCCGAGGCTCTTCGTTACGTCGAACAGCACAGTGTTCCCGGCGAAACAGTGCTGACCTTGCCGCTTGCCACGACGATCAATTTTCTGGCTGAACGTCGCTATCCCTTGCGTGAAGAGATCGTCCATCCGGGTTTTCTGACGGGCGCAAAAGAGGCGGAGGCCATTGAGCGCATCAAGGCGCGCCAGGTGCGTTTGATCTTGCTGGCGAATCTGGATACGTCGGAATTTCGCGACCGCACGTTCGGGCTGGATTACAACCAGGAACTCTGGCGCTGGATTGAAGCGCATTATCGATTGGTTGCGCGTTTTGATACGGCGGAGAGCCAGCAGGCGAAACTAGGCGAGAAACCGTTTTTCATTTTGGCGTATGAACGGAAGCCGTGA
- the tilS gene encoding tRNA lysidine(34) synthetase TilS, with amino-acid sequence MTQLERKLQARLRRLGVGAQSSVVVGVSGGADSMALLDALIRLRQRTGAPGVINAAHLNHLLRGAAADADMQFVQTWAEQRGVSFFGTCSNVAQLAKDGQRNLEATARTVRYDFFRQVARQCDAQFICTAHTFDDQVETLLMRLLRGTGAAGLRGIHEVSELGEGLRLLRPLLNVTRAEVLEHCAQLGVEFRTDETNASEKLTRNRVRHSLLPLLRSFNPRVGEALVRVAAALEEDDDFLRQSAAQLLKQVEAGTRLRLAPLNTAHPALSKRVLRAWLQGEGKALRRLDAVHLQTLLKLITQGQSGKEVELPGGWRVVREFAELRLVAPAALAPVELPEVTWNTTEPVEFGGYRFTLQRHLPRSVAASFLQNYPRGQAVQVREGKELDALRLRTRRVGDAYVPERKQQPVKLKMLLTRHKIGKTERAAHPLLTMVAGQIVWSPGLPVANEFALPAEADICALLTVEKH; translated from the coding sequence TTGACGCAGTTAGAGCGCAAGCTGCAAGCCAGGCTGCGGCGCTTGGGCGTGGGCGCACAGTCCAGCGTAGTCGTCGGCGTGTCGGGCGGCGCCGATTCGATGGCGTTGCTGGATGCCCTGATCCGGTTGCGGCAACGCACGGGCGCGCCGGGTGTCATCAATGCCGCACACCTCAATCATTTGTTGCGCGGCGCGGCGGCGGACGCCGACATGCAATTTGTGCAAACCTGGGCGGAACAACGCGGCGTCAGTTTCTTTGGCACTTGTAGCAATGTCGCGCAACTGGCCAAAGATGGACAGCGCAACCTGGAAGCGACGGCGCGCACGGTGCGCTACGACTTTTTTCGACAAGTCGCGCGGCAATGCGACGCCCAATTCATTTGCACCGCCCATACCTTTGACGACCAGGTCGAGACGCTGCTGATGCGGCTCTTGCGCGGCACGGGCGCGGCGGGCTTGCGCGGCATTCATGAAGTTTCTGAATTGGGCGAAGGGCTGCGTTTGTTGCGGCCCTTGTTGAACGTCACACGCGCCGAGGTGCTGGAGCATTGCGCACAACTGGGCGTCGAATTTCGCACGGATGAAACCAATGCCTCTGAAAAGCTCACGCGCAATCGCGTGCGGCATTCCTTGCTGCCGCTGCTGCGCAGTTTTAATCCGCGTGTGGGCGAGGCTTTGGTGCGTGTCGCCGCCGCGCTGGAAGAAGACGATGATTTTTTGCGCCAAAGCGCGGCCCAATTGTTGAAGCAGGTGGAAGCGGGAACGCGCTTGCGGCTGGCTCCGCTAAACACGGCGCATCCGGCGTTGAGCAAGCGTGTGCTGCGGGCCTGGTTACAAGGCGAAGGCAAAGCGCTGCGGCGACTTGATGCCGTGCATCTACAGACCTTGCTGAAGCTCATCACCCAGGGCCAAAGCGGCAAAGAAGTCGAATTGCCAGGCGGCTGGCGCGTCGTGCGCGAATTTGCCGAATTGCGCCTCGTTGCGCCTGCGGCGTTGGCGCCGGTCGAGTTGCCCGAAGTCACTTGGAACACGACTGAGCCAGTGGAGTTTGGCGGCTACAGATTTACGCTCCAACGTCATTTGCCCAGGTCAGTGGCTGCCAGCTTTTTGCAAAATTATCCGCGCGGGCAGGCCGTGCAAGTGCGCGAGGGCAAGGAACTGGATGCCTTGCGGCTGCGTACCCGCCGGGTCGGCGACGCGTATGTGCCGGAACGAAAACAGCAGCCGGTAAAACTGAAAATGTTGCTGACGCGCCACAAAATCGGCAAAACCGAACGCGCGGCGCATCCGTTATTGACGATGGTGGCGGGACAAATTGTTTGGAGTCCTGGATTACCCGTTGCCAATGAGTTTGCGCTGCCCGCAGAAGCAGATATTTGCGCTTTGCTGACAGTAGAAAAGCACTGA
- a CDS encoding PEP/pyruvate-binding domain-containing protein → MRYLLLLGLFFCHTCLAAAQSRAAQPAVKYLPRLTSRADFDRLSRVYYQGRFYALPHLMFVVDRAAQNKVYFINSQRYAFHSEFVNASYLTLERGREFFRHNYLEATRRFVLGTIAYQTRLDKYTFEFWEGDLATSEIVRETQHALNASFFAPLYFKPNSARQEEVAAQLPELPKLLPSETNAPQDYLPLNQAQNAGVLRILDRLTDDIILDRNEIVVFGEPPLTLTPVSGIITTTFSTPLAHVNLLAKNWGVPNAYIKGAAETFQPLAGKFVYFETRDDGYTLRPATVNETAERGRQLAKRSDLITPAADLEFRELTALKDQRSTEAKRFGAKSANLGELLHAVHAGTVRDITVPSGFTIPFYYYEQFLRAHKLDEALLELLGNDRFNHDAAYRKERLAELRGKIQAGSLNAEFSRAVLAKKRLLFGGKGVFARSSTNSEDLPNFNGAGLYTSVPNVRDDQALLAAIKTVWASLWNYEAYEARESFGINHSGVYPAVLIQEGINAEAAGVLITTNPFDRSDHGAVYVNAKRGLGMRVVEGRRVPEQLLFTPKSNAVRVLTRSGDDTLLTFDDRGGVREVKIETERAVLTDAVVRRLARAALQIQRVFRGVAQDIEWITIGTQIYIVQSRPYVETR, encoded by the coding sequence ATGCGTTATCTGTTGCTGCTCGGATTGTTTTTTTGCCACACTTGCCTGGCGGCGGCGCAATCCCGCGCGGCCCAGCCTGCCGTCAAATACTTGCCGCGCCTGACCAGCCGCGCCGACTTTGATCGGTTGTCGCGCGTTTATTACCAAGGCCGTTTTTACGCGCTGCCGCACCTGATGTTTGTCGTAGACCGCGCCGCCCAAAACAAGGTCTATTTTATAAATTCCCAACGCTATGCGTTTCATTCTGAATTCGTGAACGCAAGTTATCTCACGCTGGAACGCGGGCGCGAGTTTTTCCGGCACAATTATCTCGAAGCCACGCGCCGCTTTGTGCTCGGCACCATCGCCTATCAGACCCGATTGGACAAATACACCTTTGAGTTTTGGGAGGGCGATCTGGCCACAAGCGAAATCGTGCGCGAAACGCAGCACGCCTTGAACGCCAGTTTTTTTGCCCCGCTCTATTTCAAACCCAACTCCGCCCGTCAGGAGGAAGTCGCGGCTCAACTGCCAGAGTTGCCGAAATTATTGCCCAGCGAAACCAATGCGCCGCAAGATTACTTGCCGCTCAACCAAGCGCAAAACGCGGGCGTGCTGCGCATCCTGGATCGTCTGACCGACGACATCATTCTCGACCGCAATGAGATTGTCGTCTTCGGCGAACCGCCGCTTACGTTGACGCCGGTTTCCGGAATCATCACGACGACCTTTTCGACGCCGCTGGCGCACGTCAACTTGCTGGCAAAAAACTGGGGCGTGCCGAATGCTTACATCAAAGGCGCGGCGGAAACCTTTCAACCACTGGCGGGCAAGTTCGTCTATTTTGAGACGCGCGACGATGGTTACACGCTGCGTCCGGCGACCGTCAATGAAACGGCTGAACGCGGACGGCAATTGGCGAAGCGTTCTGACCTCATTACGCCAGCAGCCGATTTGGAATTCCGTGAGTTGACCGCATTGAAAGACCAGCGTTCGACCGAGGCCAAACGCTTCGGCGCGAAATCGGCCAATCTGGGTGAGTTGCTGCACGCCGTCCACGCCGGCACGGTGCGCGACATCACGGTGCCGTCCGGCTTCACGATTCCGTTTTATTACTACGAACAGTTTTTGCGCGCGCACAAGCTGGATGAAGCGCTGCTGGAATTGCTTGGCAACGACCGCTTCAATCACGACGCGGCCTACCGCAAAGAACGCCTCGCCGAATTGCGCGGCAAAATTCAAGCGGGCAGTCTCAATGCTGAATTCAGCCGCGCCGTGCTTGCCAAAAAACGGCTGCTCTTCGGTGGCAAAGGCGTGTTTGCGCGCAGTTCGACCAATTCCGAAGACTTGCCCAACTTCAACGGCGCGGGCCTGTATACCAGCGTGCCCAACGTGCGCGACGACCAGGCGTTGTTGGCCGCGATCAAAACGGTCTGGGCCTCGCTCTGGAATTACGAAGCCTACGAAGCGCGCGAAAGTTTCGGCATCAACCATTCGGGCGTTTATCCGGCAGTGCTGATTCAGGAAGGCATCAATGCCGAAGCGGCAGGCGTGTTGATTACGACCAACCCCTTCGACCGCAGCGATCACGGGGCGGTTTACGTCAACGCCAAACGCGGCCTCGGCATGCGCGTCGTCGAGGGTCGCCGCGTGCCCGAACAATTATTGTTTACGCCCAAAAGCAATGCCGTGCGCGTGCTGACACGGTCGGGCGATGACACGCTCTTAACCTTTGACGACCGCGGTGGCGTGCGTGAGGTCAAGATCGAAACGGAGCGCGCCGTGTTGACCGATGCCGTGGTGCGGCGGCTGGCGCGGGCCGCCCTGCAAATTCAGCGCGTCTTTCGCGGCGTCGCGCAGGACATCGAATGGATCACCATCGGAACGCAAATTTACATCGTGCAGTCACGGCCTTATGTGGAGACGAGATGA
- a CDS encoding proline--tRNA ligase, translating into MRWSNFFIPTLREEPADAEVVSHKLLLRAGLIRQLGAGIYSYLPLAQRSILKITQIIRDEMNAIGAQEFFLPALHPAEIWQESGRWSVMGDNMFRLKDRKGSDYCLGMTHEEIFTDIARKELRSYKQLPQVWYQIQTKFRDEPRPKSGLLRVRQFTMKDAYTFDIDFAGLDKAFDDQRGAYCKIYSRCGLEYVIVDADTGAMGGSASNEFMVYTNAGEDLVASCPACGYAANTEKATSRIPAVDDGAEALAVEKFPTPGVRTIEDLVTFAGGAAAHKQVKTLIYVAVAENAKGEARNTLFLALLRGDHPLNDAKIVNAAAKLFNKDGWEVSAVRPAHPEEIFDAMGAHAGSLGAVTSTLKNTKLLVIADEALRGRQNMTTGANEDDHHLRNVSLERDIQVTLWAELRTVAEGEGCPNCEGILRLGKALEVGHIFKLGLKYSKAMGATVLNADGKPVPLVMGSYGIGVERILAAAIELHHDEVGIQFPITIAPFEIAVTPLNVKDGELKAAGERIYIELKAAGVDALYDDRDERPGVKLNDADLVGFPFQIRIGGKKMKEGKVEFYDRATRQFEDVSVNEVVKLAKDRIDAAKQQLNAQ; encoded by the coding sequence ATGCGTTGGTCAAACTTTTTCATTCCTACACTTCGCGAAGAACCCGCTGACGCCGAAGTCGTCAGTCACAAACTGTTGTTGCGCGCCGGCCTGATCCGGCAATTGGGGGCAGGCATTTACAGCTACCTGCCGCTGGCGCAACGCTCCATTCTGAAAATCACCCAGATTATCCGTGATGAAATGAACGCCATCGGCGCGCAGGAATTCTTCTTGCCCGCCCTGCATCCGGCGGAAATCTGGCAGGAATCGGGCCGCTGGTCGGTGATGGGCGACAACATGTTCCGCCTCAAAGACCGCAAGGGCAGCGATTATTGCCTGGGGATGACGCACGAAGAAATCTTCACCGACATCGCGCGCAAGGAACTGCGTTCGTACAAGCAACTGCCGCAGGTCTGGTATCAGATTCAAACCAAGTTCCGCGACGAACCGCGCCCCAAATCGGGGCTGCTGCGCGTGCGCCAATTCACGATGAAGGATGCCTATACCTTCGATATTGACTTCGCCGGCTTGGACAAAGCGTTTGATGACCAGCGCGGCGCGTACTGCAAAATTTATAGCCGCTGCGGGCTGGAATACGTGATCGTGGATGCCGACACCGGTGCGATGGGCGGCTCGGCGTCGAATGAATTCATGGTCTACACCAACGCGGGCGAAGATTTGGTCGCGAGTTGCCCGGCGTGCGGTTACGCGGCGAATACTGAAAAGGCCACCTCGCGCATTCCCGCCGTGGATGATGGCGCAGAGGCGCTGGCCGTCGAGAAATTCCCGACGCCCGGCGTGCGCACGATTGAAGATTTAGTGACGTTTGCGGGCGGTGCCGCCGCGCATAAGCAGGTCAAGACGCTTATCTACGTCGCCGTTGCCGAGAACGCGAAAGGCGAGGCGCGGAACACGCTCTTCCTCGCCTTGCTGCGCGGCGATCATCCGCTCAACGACGCCAAGATCGTCAACGCGGCGGCCAAACTCTTCAACAAAGACGGCTGGGAAGTCAGCGCCGTCCGCCCCGCCCACCCCGAAGAGATTTTCGACGCAATGGGCGCGCACGCAGGCAGCCTGGGCGCGGTCACGAGTACGCTCAAAAACACCAAGCTGCTGGTCATCGCCGACGAAGCCTTGCGCGGTCGCCAGAACATGACCACCGGCGCGAATGAAGACGATCATCACTTGCGCAATGTCAGCCTCGAACGCGACATCCAGGTAACGCTCTGGGCCGAACTACGCACCGTGGCCGAGGGCGAAGGCTGTCCGAATTGTGAAGGCATCTTGCGTTTGGGCAAGGCGCTCGAAGTCGGCCACATTTTCAAGCTGGGGTTGAAGTACAGCAAAGCGATGGGTGCGACCGTGCTCAACGCTGACGGCAAACCCGTGCCGCTGGTGATGGGCAGTTACGGCATCGGCGTCGAACGCATCCTGGCCGCCGCGATTGAATTGCACCACGACGAGGTGGGCATCCAATTCCCGATCACGATTGCGCCCTTTGAAATTGCCGTCACGCCGCTGAATGTGAAAGACGGCGAACTGAAAGCGGCGGGCGAGCGCATCTACATTGAGTTGAAAGCGGCGGGCGTGGATGCGCTTTATGACGACCGCGACGAACGGCCCGGCGTTAAGCTGAACGATGCCGATCTGGTCGGCTTCCCCTTCCAGATTCGCATTGGCGGTAAAAAGATGAAGGAAGGCAAGGTCGAGTTTTATGATCGCGCGACGCGACAGTTTGAGGACGTGTCGGTGAATGAAGTCGTGAAGCTGGCCAAGGATCGGATTGATGCGGCCAAGCAGCAATTAAACGCGCAGTAG
- a CDS encoding ATP-dependent metallopeptidase FtsH/Yme1/Tma family protein encodes MVLNSTIRQVIFWVVIIGGAILLYQVFHNSSANQPKELPYSDLMTEVKAGRVTDAKVEKDRVTGTLASGQKYTTKLLGGDFAAADVAKAMADNKVSKVEYEQSASNSLWMQFAIGYLPFLLIFGFWIFMLRQMQSGGNKALSFGKSRAKLLSNQQKRVTFKDVAGVEEAKEELQEIIEFLKEPQKFQKLGGRIPKGVLMMGPPGTGKTLLARAIAGEANVPFFSISGSDFVEMFVGVGASRVRDLFEQGKKNAPCIIFIDEIDAVGRHRGAGLGGGHDEREQTLNQLLVEMDGFESNDGVILVASTNRPDVLDPALLRPGRFDRRVIVNRPDVRGREGILAVHTRKIPLGEDVDVSVIARGTPGFTGADLANLVNEAALNAARYNKKVVAMHDFEWAKDKVLMGSERKSAVMSEDEKKTTAYHEAGHTIVGLKVPNADPVHKVTIIPRGMALGLTQQLPEGDRYTHSLDYIEGSIAILMGGRLAEDIFLGKITTGASNDIERATEMARRMVCEFGMSNLGPLTFGKKEEQIFLGREIAKHQDYSEETAIKIDQEVKRIVMEQYERARQIILDNRDALDRMAQELLVRETLDSVQMRRIVAGLPLDNDMPPAVPSHSDSDKPADKEPMLKPILPPITGGNPATA; translated from the coding sequence ATGGTATTGAACTCGACTATCAGACAAGTGATTTTTTGGGTGGTGATTATTGGCGGCGCGATTTTGCTGTATCAGGTCTTCCACAATAGCAGCGCGAATCAGCCGAAAGAGTTGCCCTATTCGGACTTGATGACAGAGGTGAAAGCCGGGCGCGTGACGGACGCAAAGGTTGAAAAGGATCGTGTAACCGGCACGCTCGCCAGCGGGCAGAAATATACGACCAAACTGCTGGGCGGCGATTTCGCGGCAGCGGATGTCGCCAAGGCGATGGCTGACAACAAGGTCAGCAAGGTCGAATACGAACAATCGGCGAGCAACAGCCTGTGGATGCAATTTGCCATCGGCTACCTGCCTTTCTTACTCATTTTCGGCTTCTGGATATTCATGCTCCGCCAGATGCAATCGGGCGGCAATAAGGCGCTCTCCTTCGGCAAGAGCCGCGCCAAGCTGCTCTCGAACCAGCAAAAGCGCGTGACCTTTAAGGACGTCGCGGGCGTCGAAGAAGCCAAAGAAGAATTGCAGGAGATCATCGAATTCCTGAAAGAGCCGCAAAAATTCCAAAAGCTCGGTGGCCGCATTCCCAAAGGCGTACTGATGATGGGCCCCCCGGGCACTGGCAAAACGCTGTTGGCGCGTGCCATTGCCGGTGAAGCCAACGTCCCCTTCTTCTCCATTTCCGGTTCCGATTTCGTCGAAATGTTTGTCGGCGTGGGTGCCTCGCGCGTGCGCGACCTGTTTGAGCAGGGCAAAAAGAATGCGCCCTGCATCATCTTCATTGACGAAATTGATGCCGTCGGTCGTCATCGCGGCGCGGGCCTGGGCGGCGGGCACGACGAACGCGAACAGACGCTGAACCAGTTGCTGGTCGAGATGGACGGTTTTGAATCGAATGATGGCGTGATCCTCGTCGCTTCGACCAATCGTCCGGACGTGCTTGATCCGGCCCTGTTGCGGCCCGGTCGTTTTGACCGCCGCGTCATCGTCAATCGTCCTGATGTCAGAGGCCGCGAAGGCATCCTGGCCGTGCACACGCGCAAGATTCCGCTCGGCGAAGACGTGGATGTTTCGGTCATCGCGCGCGGCACGCCCGGTTTCACTGGCGCAGATTTGGCGAACCTCGTCAACGAAGCTGCGTTGAACGCCGCCCGCTACAACAAGAAAGTCGTGGCGATGCATGATTTTGAGTGGGCCAAGGACAAAGTCCTGATGGGTTCCGAGCGCAAATCGGCGGTGATGTCCGAGGACGAGAAAAAGACCACGGCGTATCACGAAGCCGGTCACACCATCGTGGGCCTCAAAGTCCCGAACGCCGACCCGGTGCACAAGGTGACGATCATTCCGCGTGGTATGGCGTTGGGCCTGACGCAGCAATTGCCGGAAGGCGACCGCTATACCCATTCGCTGGATTACATCGAAGGCTCGATTGCGATCCTGATGGGTGGCCGTCTGGCCGAAGACATCTTCCTGGGCAAGATCACGACCGGCGCCTCGAATGACATCGAACGCGCCACCGAGATGGCCCGCCGCATGGTTTGTGAATTCGGTATGTCGAACCTGGGGCCGCTGACTTTTGGCAAAAAGGAAGAGCAAATCTTCCTGGGCCGCGAGATCGCCAAGCACCAGGATTACAGCGAGGAAACCGCCATCAAGATTGACCAGGAGGTCAAACGCATTGTGATGGAGCAATACGAGCGCGCTCGCCAGATCATCCTCGACAATCGGGATGCGCTGGATCGTATGGCGCAAGAACTGCTCGTGCGCGAAACGCTGGATTCAGTGCAGATGCGCCGCATCGTGGCGGGGCTGCCGTTGGATAATGACATGCCTCCGGCTGTGCCTTCGCACTCTGATAGCGACAAACCGGCGGATAAGGAACCGATGTTGAAGCCGATTTTGCCGCCAATCACGGGTGGTAATCCGGCGACAGCATAG